The Streptomyces sp. BHT-5-2 genomic interval GTCCTGCCGGCGTCAGAGGCGCCCTAGTCCTCGGTGACCGAGATGGCCTGCACGGGGCAGGCGCGGACGGCCTCGGCCACCATCGGGTCGCCGCCGCCGTCCTCACGGCCCGGCAGCAGGGCGCTGAAACCGTCGTCGTCCTGGGTGAAGACCGACGGGGCCGTCAGCGCGCACTGGCCGGCACCGA includes:
- a CDS encoding ferredoxin, with the protein product MRITIDTNLCIGAGQCALTAPSVFTQDDDGFSALLPGREDGGGDPMVAEAVRACPVQAISVTED